One genomic region from Paroceanicella profunda encodes:
- a CDS encoding glutamine synthetase family protein translates to MNSQSGSLSLSVSPNLASDDFDGLRDWIREHRVEEIECVTPDLAGIARGKVMPAAKFIREAGIKLPTSMFFSTINGDYAEEVGSALYTDSDLTLVPDLATARSVPWATDASLQIIHDVQDRDGIVFPVAPRQVLRRVCKLYADKGWVPVVAPELEFYLTQPNTDPDLPLEPPVGRSGRRSNGNQAFSLSAVDEYERVIELIYDYADAQNLQIDTIIQESGAAQLEINTIHGHPMKLADEVFLFKRLIREAALRCGCYATFMARPYSDQPGSAMHIHMSVEDTDGNNVFSLPDGKASDLYSFFVGGQQQFFHAAAALAAPYVNSYRRLVPGWSAPINLDWGEDNRTTGLRSPQASPRGRRVENRVVGADANPYLALAACLACGYLGMTQQIKPRVKVDFETDSYTRARDLPYSLLDGVEALGRSKDLREVLGPEFVDIYAAVKRAEHDQFMRVISPWEREHLLLNV, encoded by the coding sequence ATGAATTCCCAATCAGGCTCTCTCAGCCTTTCCGTTTCCCCGAATCTTGCTTCTGACGATTTCGACGGCCTGCGCGACTGGATTCGCGAGCACCGGGTCGAGGAGATCGAGTGCGTCACCCCCGATCTCGCGGGCATTGCCCGCGGCAAGGTGATGCCGGCGGCGAAATTCATCCGGGAAGCCGGCATCAAGCTGCCGACATCGATGTTCTTCTCCACCATCAACGGCGATTACGCCGAGGAGGTGGGGTCGGCGCTCTACACCGACAGCGATCTCACCCTGGTGCCGGATCTCGCCACCGCCCGCTCGGTGCCCTGGGCCACCGATGCCTCGCTGCAGATCATCCATGACGTGCAGGACCGGGACGGGATCGTCTTCCCCGTCGCCCCGCGCCAGGTGCTGCGCCGTGTGTGCAAGCTCTACGCCGACAAGGGTTGGGTGCCGGTGGTGGCACCGGAGCTGGAGTTCTACCTCACCCAGCCCAACACCGACCCGGACCTGCCGCTGGAGCCGCCGGTGGGCCGTTCCGGCCGGCGCAGCAACGGCAACCAGGCCTTCTCGCTCTCCGCGGTGGACGAATACGAGCGGGTGATCGAGCTGATCTACGATTACGCCGACGCCCAGAACCTGCAGATCGACACGATCATCCAGGAATCCGGCGCCGCCCAGCTCGAGATCAACACCATCCACGGCCACCCGATGAAGCTCGCCGACGAGGTGTTCCTGTTCAAACGGCTGATCCGCGAGGCGGCGCTGCGCTGCGGCTGCTACGCCACCTTCATGGCGCGGCCCTACTCGGACCAGCCCGGCTCGGCCATGCACATCCACATGTCGGTGGAGGACACGGACGGCAACAATGTCTTCTCCCTGCCCGACGGCAAGGCCTCCGACCTCTACAGCTTCTTCGTGGGCGGCCAGCAGCAGTTCTTCCACGCCGCAGCCGCGCTTGCCGCGCCTTACGTGAACTCCTACCGCCGGCTGGTGCCTGGCTGGTCCGCCCCCATCAACCTCGACTGGGGCGAGGACAACCGCACCACCGGCCTGCGCAGTCCCCAGGCCAGCCCGCGCGGCCGCCGGGTGGAGAACCGCGTGGTGGGGGCGGATGCGAACCCCTATCTCGCCCTCGCCGCCTGCCTCGCCTGCGGCTATCTGGGCATGACCCAGCAGATCAAGCCGCGCGTGAAGGTGGATTTCGAAACCGACAGCTACACCCGCGCCCGCGACCTGCCCTACTCGCTGCTGGACGGGGTGGAGGCGCTCGGCCGCTCGAAGGACCTGCGCGAGGTGCTGGGGCCGGAGTTCGTGGACATCTACGCCGCGGTGAAGCGCGCCGAGCATGACCAGTTCATGCGGGTGATCAGCCCCTGGGAGCGCGAGCACCTGCTGCTCAATGTCTGA
- a CDS encoding 5-formyltetrahydrofolate cyclo-ligase encodes MKIAEVKAEARREGFAQRAQAHSAPTAAWAATSAADHLLSHLDSLIAAGAPAPAIASGYLPIRTEIDPRPAMEALLGRGIRVCVPVIVARAAPLAFREWNPGAALVPGPFGASVPRGGAWLEPDLLLVPLVSFDAGRGRLGYGGGFYDRTLAKLRARAPRLAVGIAYQGQFCPSVPLEPTDAPLDAVVTETGVLC; translated from the coding sequence ATGAAGATTGCCGAGGTGAAGGCGGAGGCCCGCCGCGAGGGGTTCGCCCAGCGGGCGCAGGCCCATTCCGCCCCCACCGCGGCCTGGGCCGCGACCAGTGCCGCCGACCATCTCCTCTCCCATCTCGACAGCCTGATCGCGGCCGGCGCCCCCGCTCCGGCCATTGCCTCGGGCTACCTGCCGATCCGCACCGAGATCGACCCGCGCCCGGCCATGGAGGCCCTGCTGGGCCGGGGCATCCGGGTGTGCGTGCCGGTGATCGTGGCCAGGGCCGCGCCGCTGGCGTTCCGGGAGTGGAACCCGGGGGCGGCGCTGGTGCCCGGGCCGTTCGGCGCCTCCGTGCCGCGCGGGGGGGCCTGGCTGGAGCCGGACCTCCTGCTGGTGCCGCTGGTCTCCTTCGACGCGGGCCGCGGACGGCTGGGCTACGGCGGCGGCTTCTATGACAGGACGCTGGCGAAACTGCGCGCCCGCGCGCCGCGGCTGGCGGTGGGCATCGCCTATCAGGGCCAGTTCTGCCCCTCCGTGCCGCTGGAACCCACCGACGCCCCGCTCGACGCCGTGGTGACCGAAACCGGCGTGCTCTGCTGA
- a CDS encoding DMT family transporter, translating to MTAPRLSAILLCVGGVWGLGIPFNKLATATGYDPLGIAVWQQGFALLILLPVALLRGAPLPLGRRELGFCAGVGVFGTLLPSVLSLSAVAHLPAGVAVIAVSTVPLFTLMIATALRLDRPTPLRLLGVFVGLAAIVLLASPEALPDPAAAPYLLLGIGAAAAYAVEGNWVARRSPPDMAPITMLIGAVAISLMISLPVAMASDRALDLSGPWGAADWALAAGACINVLGYVGYIWLIGAAGPVFSAQVGYVVTVAGVLWSMVVLSEGYSATVWAAMGLVLLGIALVQPRAGPGPA from the coding sequence ATGACCGCGCCCCGGCTCTCCGCGATCCTCCTGTGCGTGGGCGGGGTCTGGGGCCTGGGGATTCCGTTCAACAAGCTCGCGACGGCCACCGGCTACGACCCGCTGGGAATCGCGGTGTGGCAGCAGGGCTTCGCGCTGCTGATCCTGCTGCCCGTCGCGCTGCTGCGCGGCGCGCCGCTGCCGCTGGGGCGGCGCGAGCTGGGGTTCTGCGCCGGTGTCGGGGTGTTCGGCACGCTGCTGCCCTCAGTGCTCTCGCTCAGCGCGGTGGCGCATCTCCCGGCGGGGGTGGCGGTGATCGCGGTGTCCACGGTGCCGCTCTTCACCCTCATGATCGCCACGGCGCTGCGGCTGGACAGGCCGACGCCGCTGCGCCTTCTGGGGGTGTTCGTGGGGCTGGCGGCCATCGTGCTGCTCGCCTCGCCGGAAGCCCTGCCGGACCCGGCGGCGGCGCCCTACCTGCTGCTCGGCATCGGCGCGGCCGCGGCCTACGCGGTGGAAGGCAACTGGGTGGCGCGGCGCAGCCCGCCGGACATGGCCCCGATCACCATGCTGATCGGGGCGGTGGCCATCTCGCTGATGATCTCGCTGCCGGTGGCCATGGCCTCCGACCGGGCGCTGGACCTCTCCGGCCCCTGGGGAGCGGCGGACTGGGCGCTGGCCGCGGGGGCCTGCATCAACGTGCTGGGCTACGTGGGCTACATCTGGCTCATCGGCGCGGCCGGGCCGGTGTTCTCCGCACAGGTGGGCTACGTGGTCACGGTGGCGGGAGTGCTGTGGAGCATGGTCGTGCTCAGCGAGGGCTATTCCGCCACGGTCTGGGCCGCGATGGGCCTGGTGCTGCTGGGGATCGCCCTCGTCCAGCCCAGGGCCGGGCCCGGCCCGGCCTGA
- a CDS encoding MmcB family DNA repair protein has protein sequence MDQPLPQMMPGQALARGACRMLMRMGFAPVTEFVPGPGLRADVFALGPKGEIWIFECKSGLADYRSDAKWQGYLDWCDRFFWAVDGSFPAEILPEGSGLVIADPYDGEILRMGAESRLPGARRAALTRRFARTGAERLRRLLDPWPQELTGGA, from the coding sequence ATGGACCAGCCCCTTCCCCAGATGATGCCGGGGCAGGCTCTCGCACGCGGCGCCTGCCGGATGCTGATGCGGATGGGCTTCGCCCCGGTCACGGAATTCGTGCCCGGCCCCGGGCTGCGCGCCGATGTCTTCGCGCTCGGTCCGAAGGGGGAGATCTGGATTTTCGAATGCAAGTCCGGGCTGGCGGATTACCGCTCCGACGCCAAGTGGCAGGGCTACCTGGACTGGTGTGACAGGTTCTTCTGGGCGGTGGACGGCAGCTTTCCCGCCGAGATCCTGCCCGAGGGCAGCGGCCTCGTGATCGCGGACCCGTATGACGGCGAGATCCTGCGCATGGGCGCGGAAAGCCGGCTGCCGGGCGCGCGGCGCGCCGCGCTCACCCGCCGTTTCGCGCGCACCGGGGCCGAGCGGCTGCGCCGCCTGCTCGACCCCTGGCCGCAGGAACTCACGGGCGGGGCCTGA
- a CDS encoding TIGR00282 family metallophosphoesterase — protein sequence MRILFLGDVVGRSGRTAITQNLARLKTEWRIDFAIVNGENATSGHGLSAAHAALLFEAGADCVTLGDHAFDQKDMLTHIERDERIVRPLNISRQAPGRGARIFDVSRGRKVLVMQALGRVFMKQPYDDPFSALEAELRRHALGAAVSAIVVDIHAEATSEKMAIGHWCNGQASLVVGTHTHVPTADAMILSKGTAYLSDAGMCGSYDSVIGMDAGEPLRRFVTGMPGGRFTPAETPATLAGVVVETDDRTGRATGVWAVRSGGQLAEAAPR from the coding sequence ATGCGTATTCTCTTTTTAGGCGACGTCGTGGGCCGCTCCGGACGCACCGCGATCACTCAGAACCTGGCTCGGCTGAAGACCGAATGGCGGATCGACTTCGCCATCGTGAACGGCGAGAACGCGACCTCCGGTCACGGGCTCTCCGCCGCCCATGCCGCGCTCTTGTTCGAGGCCGGGGCCGACTGCGTGACGCTCGGCGACCATGCCTTCGACCAGAAGGACATGCTTACCCACATCGAGCGCGACGAGCGGATCGTGCGCCCGCTCAACATCTCCAGACAGGCTCCGGGCCGCGGCGCGCGCATCTTCGATGTCAGCCGGGGCCGCAAGGTGCTGGTGATGCAGGCGCTGGGGCGGGTGTTCATGAAACAGCCCTACGACGACCCGTTCTCCGCGCTGGAGGCCGAGCTGCGCCGCCACGCGCTGGGCGCCGCGGTCTCGGCCATCGTGGTGGATATCCACGCCGAGGCGACCTCGGAAAAGATGGCCATCGGGCACTGGTGCAACGGGCAGGCCTCGCTGGTGGTGGGCACCCACACCCATGTGCCCACCGCCGACGCGATGATCCTGTCGAAGGGCACCGCCTATCTCTCCGACGCCGGCATGTGCGGCTCCTACGACAGCGTGATCGGCATGGACGCGGGCGAACCGCTGCGCCGCTTCGTGACCGGCATGCCGGGCGGGCGCTTCACCCCGGCGGAAACCCCGGCCACCCTGGCCGGCGTGGTGGTGGAGACCGATGACCGTACCGGCCGGGCCACCGGCGTCTGGGCCGTGCGCTCGGGCGGGCAACTGGCCGAAGCGGCGCCGCGATGA
- a CDS encoding SLC13 family permease, with protein MTEVPFAELWPAILSLAVVVGMFALFVSERYPTEVVAIGGAAVLLASGVLSTKDALDVFSNAAPWTIAAMFILSGALVRTGALSYFTGMISSRAGKNAGGVIAVFALFILVASAFMNNTPVVVMMIPVTVRLAGTLGLAPSKLLIPLSYTTILGGMCTLIGTSTNLLVDGIVRSQGLEGFSLFSITPLAVILALVGVGYMAFAAPRLLPDRGTAGGFLSEKKSLKFFTEVAIPEESPIAGRKVFEVDIFQRDGMRVIDVLRGDDSLRRQFPDVVLEEGDRVVLRTGVDELLGLKNSRAVHTVDKLSSRKTVTVEALISPGCRLVGRALGRLRLRRRYGVYPLAVHRRNQNIGGIGRQLDDVVVRVGDTLLLEGAPEDIQRLAQDVDLVDISQPTERPYRRGHAPIVLAVLGAVVLLSALEVVPIFAASMIGVAIVLLTRCIDADEAFDFVEGRLLALIFAMLAVGVSLETSGAIKLVVGGIAPTLDSLPHWVLVGVVFMFTSLLTEMISNNAVAVVMTPVMLNLSRVLDVNATPLVVAVMLAASCCFATPIGYQTNTLVYGPGGYRFTDFMRIGVPMNLILGVVASLLIPLFWPL; from the coding sequence TTGACCGAAGTGCCGTTTGCCGAACTCTGGCCCGCGATCCTCTCCCTTGCGGTTGTGGTGGGCATGTTTGCTCTGTTCGTGAGCGAACGCTATCCGACCGAAGTGGTGGCGATCGGCGGTGCCGCCGTGTTGCTTGCCTCCGGCGTCCTCAGCACGAAGGACGCGCTCGATGTGTTCTCGAACGCCGCGCCCTGGACGATCGCGGCCATGTTCATCCTCTCCGGGGCGCTGGTGCGCACCGGGGCGCTGAGTTATTTCACCGGCATGATCTCCAGCCGCGCCGGCAAGAACGCCGGCGGGGTGATCGCCGTGTTCGCGCTGTTCATCCTGGTGGCCTCGGCCTTCATGAACAACACGCCGGTGGTTGTGATGATGATCCCCGTCACCGTGCGGCTGGCCGGGACGCTGGGCCTCGCGCCGTCGAAACTGCTCATCCCGCTGTCCTACACCACCATCCTGGGCGGCATGTGCACGCTGATCGGCACCTCGACCAACCTGCTGGTGGACGGCATCGTGCGCTCGCAGGGGCTGGAGGGCTTCTCGCTGTTCTCGATCACGCCGCTGGCGGTGATCCTGGCCCTGGTGGGCGTGGGCTACATGGCCTTCGCCGCGCCGCGCCTGCTGCCGGACCGGGGCACCGCGGGGGGGTTCCTGAGCGAAAAGAAGAGCCTGAAGTTCTTCACCGAGGTCGCCATTCCCGAGGAAAGCCCCATCGCCGGGCGCAAGGTGTTCGAGGTCGACATCTTCCAGCGCGACGGCATGCGGGTGATCGACGTGCTGCGCGGCGACGATTCCCTGCGCCGCCAGTTCCCCGACGTGGTGCTGGAGGAGGGCGACCGCGTCGTCCTGCGCACCGGGGTGGACGAGCTGCTGGGCCTGAAGAACAGCCGCGCCGTGCACACGGTCGACAAGCTTTCCTCGCGCAAGACCGTGACGGTGGAGGCGCTGATCTCGCCGGGCTGCCGGCTGGTGGGCCGGGCGCTGGGGCGCCTGCGCCTGCGCCGCCGCTACGGTGTCTACCCGCTCGCCGTGCACCGGCGGAACCAGAACATCGGCGGCATCGGCCGCCAGCTTGACGACGTGGTGGTCCGCGTGGGGGATACGCTGCTGCTCGAAGGCGCGCCGGAGGACATCCAGCGGCTGGCGCAGGATGTCGACCTGGTCGACATCTCCCAGCCCACGGAGCGCCCCTACCGCCGTGGCCATGCCCCGATCGTGCTGGCCGTGCTCGGCGCGGTGGTGCTGCTCTCCGCGCTGGAGGTGGTGCCGATCTTCGCCGCCTCGATGATCGGCGTGGCCATCGTGCTGCTGACGCGCTGCATCGACGCGGACGAGGCCTTCGACTTCGTCGAGGGGCGGCTGCTGGCGCTGATCTTCGCCATGCTGGCGGTGGGCGTGTCGCTCGAGACCTCCGGCGCCATCAAGCTGGTGGTCGGGGGAATCGCGCCCACGCTCGATTCCCTGCCGCACTGGGTGCTGGTGGGGGTGGTGTTCATGTTCACCTCGCTGCTCACCGAGATGATCTCCAACAACGCCGTGGCCGTGGTGATGACACCGGTGATGCTCAACCTCTCGCGGGTGCTCGACGTGAACGCGACACCGCTGGTGGTGGCGGTGATGCTCGCTGCATCCTGCTGTTTCGCCACGCCGATCGGCTATCAGACCAACACGCTGGTCTACGGGCCCGGCGGATATCGCTTCACGGATTTCATGCGCATCGGCGTGCCGATGAACCTGATCCTCGGCGTCGTCGCGAGCTTGCTGATTCCGCTGTTCTGGCCGCTCTGA
- a CDS encoding DUF6324 family protein: MGIDRESDTQAGIQIGPTSLGMVRIYIEGDGIDLPLDFEPEEAEEIAEELRAAAERARAASRPKKGGKGRK, translated from the coding sequence ATGGGCATCGACCGCGAAAGCGACACGCAGGCCGGCATCCAGATCGGGCCCACCAGCCTGGGCATGGTGCGCATCTACATCGAGGGCGACGGCATCGACCTGCCGCTCGACTTCGAGCCCGAGGAAGCCGAGGAGATCGCCGAGGAGCTGCGCGCCGCCGCCGAGCGCGCGCGCGCGGCCTCCCGGCCGAAGAAGGGCGGCAAGGGCCGCAAGTAG
- a CDS encoding CoxG family protein: MELNGSRTIAADRATVWAALNDPDVLRACIPGCSELTGSPDEGFEATVTQKVGPVKATFKGAVTLSDIVEGESYTISGEGKGGAAGFAKGGARVSLADVEGGTELSYVVDAKVGGKLAQLGSRLIDGFAKKMADQFFERFQTAVEGPSAAEAAADAGATPEEKKKSWLGKLMG, encoded by the coding sequence ATGGAACTCAACGGCAGCCGTACCATCGCTGCGGACCGCGCCACCGTCTGGGCCGCGCTGAACGATCCCGACGTCCTGCGGGCCTGCATCCCCGGCTGCAGCGAGCTGACGGGCAGCCCGGACGAGGGGTTCGAAGCCACGGTGACCCAGAAGGTCGGCCCGGTGAAGGCCACCTTCAAGGGCGCGGTCACCCTGTCGGACATCGTGGAGGGGGAGAGCTACACCATCAGCGGCGAGGGCAAGGGCGGCGCGGCCGGCTTCGCCAAGGGCGGCGCGCGGGTGTCGCTGGCCGACGTGGAGGGCGGAACCGAACTCTCCTACGTGGTGGACGCGAAGGTGGGCGGCAAGCTCGCGCAGCTCGGCTCGCGCCTCATCGACGGCTTCGCGAAGAAGATGGCCGACCAGTTCTTCGAACGCTTCCAGACCGCGGTGGAAGGCCCCTCCGCGGCGGAGGCCGCAGCCGATGCCGGGGCCACGCCGGAAGAGAAGAAGAAATCCTGGCTCGGCAAGCTGATGGGCTGA
- a CDS encoding YebC/PmpR family DNA-binding transcriptional regulator, protein MAGHSKWANIQHRKGRQDAARSKLFSKLAKEITVAAKMGDPDPDKNPRLRLAVKEAKSSSVPKDVIDRAIKKSMGGDADSYDEIRYEGYGPGGVAVIVEAMTDNRNRTASNVRSYFAKLGGNLAETGAVSFMFDRKGQIVYPAAAGDEDSVMEAAIEAGAEDVESSEENHVIWCAMEDLNDVSTALETALGEAESTRLVWKPQTTTELDADGAQKLLKLLDTLEDDDDVQNVTANAEFSDEVLAGLE, encoded by the coding sequence ATGGCCGGACATTCCAAATGGGCCAATATCCAGCATCGCAAGGGTCGGCAGGACGCGGCCCGTTCGAAGCTGTTCTCGAAGCTCGCGAAGGAAATCACCGTCGCGGCCAAGATGGGCGACCCGGATCCGGACAAGAACCCGCGCCTCCGGCTTGCGGTGAAGGAAGCGAAATCCAGTTCGGTTCCCAAGGACGTGATCGACCGCGCCATCAAGAAGTCCATGGGTGGCGACGCGGACAGCTATGACGAGATCCGCTACGAAGGCTACGGGCCCGGCGGCGTGGCCGTCATCGTCGAGGCGATGACGGACAACCGCAACCGGACCGCGTCCAACGTGCGCTCCTATTTTGCCAAGCTGGGCGGGAACCTTGCCGAGACGGGCGCGGTGAGTTTCATGTTCGACCGCAAGGGGCAGATCGTCTATCCCGCCGCGGCCGGCGACGAGGACTCGGTGATGGAGGCCGCGATCGAGGCCGGTGCCGAGGACGTGGAGAGCTCCGAGGAAAATCATGTGATCTGGTGTGCGATGGAGGATCTCAACGATGTCTCCACGGCCCTGGAGACTGCGCTGGGCGAGGCCGAGTCCACCCGCTTGGTCTGGAAGCCGCAGACCACCACCGAGCTTGACGCGGACGGTGCGCAGAAGCTGCTGAAACTGCTGGACACTCTCGAGGACGATGACGACGTTCAGAACGTCACGGCGAATGCCGAATTCTCGGACGAGGTCCTCGCAGGCCTCGAGTGA
- a CDS encoding methyl-accepting chemotaxis protein, producing MQVNKLVRGTSLAGSVLVLVLCGLALNGLGGVRDGLSALPDGGSAASAADTVGTLILAAAVLSLVTAVGLMVAARGGNGGLADALAARLGLPAGSADTDLLLGTLDTSLKRASGAEDVVKALDRATTMIMLADKDYSIRYLNGSLQDMFRKHEDAMRKDLPSFSLDKLVGCNIDIFHKEPAATRAMLNALKGTHIARLTLGGRHLRLAVHAIHDAKGNRTGTLVEWRDDTEERRVQTDLEQVIAHASNGNFSARVNAKIENGQLRRMAEAVNKLIDAVEHGLSEALTVIDGMARGDLTSRMTGTYSGEFGRLQSNLNGFGDRLAELVAMIRETSDVMQSTLTAIVSDAGDLSSRAEQQASALEETAATMEEMSATVRSNASNAKEAASLATTSSKSVQEAGEVVKETVSAIERIEVSSGRIAEIITVIDSIAFQTNLLALNAAVEAARAGDAGRGFAVVASEVRTLAQRSSESASDIKNLIQAGESNVADGVMLVRQTGGVLETILKSVTALSGKVSEIAGANVEQSAGVDEITANVSHLDQITQENSALASKSASSAQDAMHRAERLAELIAFFKGADNSSKSRKRAA from the coding sequence ATGCAGGTCAATAAATTGGTGCGGGGGACAAGCCTTGCAGGCTCTGTTCTGGTTCTGGTCCTGTGCGGACTGGCCCTGAACGGCCTCGGCGGGGTGCGGGACGGGCTCAGCGCCCTGCCGGACGGGGGCAGCGCGGCTTCCGCGGCCGATACGGTCGGCACGCTGATCCTCGCCGCCGCCGTCCTCTCCCTGGTCACCGCCGTGGGCCTCATGGTGGCGGCGCGCGGGGGCAACGGCGGCCTGGCCGACGCCCTGGCCGCGCGCCTCGGCCTCCCGGCCGGCTCCGCGGACACCGACCTCCTGCTCGGCACGCTCGACACCAGCCTGAAGCGCGCCAGCGGCGCGGAGGACGTGGTCAAGGCCCTCGACCGGGCGACAACGATGATCATGCTCGCGGACAAGGACTATTCCATCCGCTATCTCAACGGCTCCCTGCAGGACATGTTCCGCAAGCACGAGGACGCGATGCGCAAGGACCTGCCGTCCTTCAGCCTCGACAAGCTGGTGGGGTGCAACATCGACATCTTTCACAAGGAGCCGGCAGCGACACGCGCCATGCTCAACGCCCTCAAGGGCACGCATATCGCCCGGCTCACCCTCGGCGGGCGCCACCTGCGTCTCGCGGTGCATGCCATCCATGACGCGAAGGGCAACCGCACCGGGACGCTGGTGGAGTGGCGCGACGATACCGAGGAGCGCCGGGTTCAGACCGATCTGGAACAGGTGATCGCCCACGCCTCGAACGGCAACTTCAGCGCGCGCGTGAACGCGAAGATCGAGAACGGGCAGTTGCGGCGGATGGCCGAGGCAGTGAACAAGCTCATCGACGCGGTGGAGCACGGATTGTCCGAGGCGCTCACGGTCATCGACGGCATGGCGCGCGGCGACCTGACCAGCCGGATGACCGGCACCTATTCCGGGGAGTTCGGACGGCTTCAGAGCAACCTGAACGGCTTCGGAGACCGCCTGGCCGAGCTGGTGGCAATGATCCGCGAAACCAGCGACGTGATGCAATCCACCCTGACAGCCATCGTCTCGGATGCCGGGGACCTCTCCAGCCGCGCCGAGCAGCAGGCCAGCGCCCTGGAGGAAACCGCCGCGACCATGGAAGAGATGTCGGCCACCGTGCGCTCGAACGCCAGCAACGCCAAGGAAGCGGCGTCCCTGGCCACGACCTCGTCGAAATCGGTCCAGGAGGCAGGGGAGGTGGTCAAGGAAACCGTCTCCGCGATCGAGCGCATCGAGGTGAGTTCCGGCCGCATCGCCGAGATCATCACGGTGATCGATTCGATCGCCTTCCAGACCAATCTTCTCGCCCTCAACGCCGCCGTCGAGGCGGCCCGGGCCGGCGATGCCGGGCGCGGCTTCGCCGTCGTCGCCTCCGAGGTGCGGACCCTCGCCCAGCGCTCCAGCGAATCCGCGAGCGACATCAAGAACCTGATCCAGGCGGGCGAATCCAACGTGGCCGACGGCGTGATGCTCGTCCGCCAGACCGGTGGCGTGCTTGAAACCATCCTGAAGTCGGTCACGGCGCTGTCCGGCAAGGTGTCGGAGATCGCCGGTGCCAATGTGGAGCAATCCGCGGGCGTGGACGAGATCACTGCGAACGTGAGCCACCTCGACCAGATCACGCAGGAGAATTCCGCCCTGGCATCAAAAAGTGCCTCCTCGGCGCAAGACGCCATGCACCGCGCGGAACGCCTCGCCGAACTCATCGCGTTCTTCAAGGGAGCGGACAACAGCAGCAAGTCAAGAAAGCGGGCGGCCTGA